The DNA sequence ACTTTGTTTATTATTATTAAACATAAAATATATTATCAGTTTTAGTTGTGACAGAAAGGATGACAAAAGATGGATATCGGACACCGTATGAAGGAGTTGCGTATTCAGTATGGTCTCACCCAGCAGGAACTGGCAGACCGTAGTGAGCTTTCCAAGGGCTTTATCTCCCAATTGGAACGGAATCTTACCTCTCCTTCCATCAGTACTTTACTGGACATTATCCAATGTCTCGGCACTACTCCTGCTGAATTTTTTACCGATGAAGAACCGGAACAATTGGTATTCAAGCAGGAAGACTATTTTGAAAAAGAAAACGAAGAATTGCACAGTAGCATGAAATGGCTGGTTCCCAATGCTCAGAAAAATGCCATGGAACCGGTACTTATGACTTTGCATCCCGGTGGAACTTCTGATGTCCATCTTCCACACGAAGCAGAGGAATTTGGCTATGTATTAAAGGGAACTATAAAACTTTATCACGGTTCTCGCTCTACTACGTTAAAAGCAGGCGAAAGCTTTTATTTTAAAGCAGGAAAAAAACACTATATCGAAAACTACGGCAACAGGGAGGCCACTGTCCTGTGGATTACTACTCCCCCAAGCTTTTAGGAGGACTATCATGAGTAAAAAACTAATTGACTTACAGCATATTACAAAATCCTATGACGGACAGATGGTTTTGGACGATTTGAATCTATATATTCGCGAAAATGAATTTCTTACCCTTCTTGGTCCCTCTGGTTGCGGAAAGACCACTACTTTGCGCTTAATCGGAGGATTTGAGTCCCCTGACAACGGTAAGGTTATTTTTGATGGAAAGGATATTACGAATCTTGCACCCAATGAACGTCAGCTCAATACCGTATTTCAGCGCTATGCTCTCTTTCCACATATGACCATTGCTGAAAATATCGCCTTTGGTTTAAAGATTAAGAAAAAGAGTAAGGCTTATATCAATGATAAAATCAAATACGCTCTGAAGTTGGTGAACCTGGATGGTTTTGAAAAACGAAGCATTGACTCCTTAAGCGGTGGTCAGCAACAGCGTATCGCCATAGCTCGCGCTATCGTAAACGAACCTAAGGTACTGCTTCTGGATGAACCGCTTGGTGCTTTGGACTTAAAGCTTCGTCAAGACATGCAGTACGAGCTGATTCGTCTGAAAAACGAACTGGGCATTACCTTTGTCTATGTTACCCACGACCAAGAAGAAGCACTTACCATGTCTGACACTATCGTGGTTATGAATCAGGGATATATTCAGCAGATTGGTACACCGGAAGATATTTACAACGAGCCTTGTAATGCTTTTGTAGCAGACTTTATCGGAGACAGTAATATTATTGACGGTATCATGTTGGAGGATAAATTAGTAAAAGTGCTGGATGCGAAACTGCCTTGTGTCGATGAAGGTTTCGGCACCAACACCCCGGTAGACGTAGTGATTCGTCCGGAGGATGTAGAACTGGTTGCTCCGGAACAGGGAAGTCTGAATGGGGAAGTAACCTCCCTCATTTTCAAGGGCGTACACTGGGAAATCGAGGTACTTGCCAATGGTTATGAATGGCTGGTACACACTACCCAGATGCATCCGGTAGGTTCTAAGGTAGGTATTAAAATTGATCCATTTAATATTCAGATTATGAATAAACCGGAATCCAGTGACGAAAAGGCGGTGGAATTAGATGCGTAACTTAAAACGCCAGCTTCTTGCTGGACCTTATATGATATGGATTGTGGGATTCATTCTGTTGCCGGTAGTTATGATTCTTTACTACGCTTTTACTACCTCCAGCGGTTCCTTTACCATGTCCAATGTACTAACAATTACACACCCTATCTTTTTTAAAGCATTATTGTTCTCTCTAAAGATTGCACTCATCTGTACCGCAATCTGTTTGATTCTGGCATATCCACTTGCCATGATACTGAACAATATGAAAGGCAAACATCAGGGATTTATCGTATTTATCTTTATCCTCCCTATGTGGATGAACTTTATGCTGCGCATCCTTGCATGGAAAATGCTGTTATCCAATAACGGTATCATCAATACTGTATTAGACTTCTTTGGACTACCGGAGCTTCATATTATGAACACACCTGCTGCGGTAATTCTCTGCATGGTCTACGATTTTCTTCCCTTTATGGTGCTGCCTATTTACAATGCATTGGCACACATCAACCGGGATGTTATCGAAGCTGCCAGAGACCTTGGTGCCGGAAGCATTAAGATTTTTTTCAAAATCATTGTTCCATTAAGTTTGTCCGGTGTCATCAGCGGCATTATTATGGTCTTTGTCCCTGCACTGACCTCTTTTGCCATCTCCGACCTTCTTGGAGGTGGAAAAGTATTGTTAATCGGAAATATTATTGAACAGGCATTTACTCAGGACTACAACTGGAATCTTGGCTCCGGCCTTTCCTTTGTACTTATGATATTTGTCCTAGTCAGCATGGCTCTTGTAAATTCTCGCGACACGGAAGGAGGCGCTAACGTATGGTAAAAAAATCTGCAGAACGAATCTATCTTGGACTAATTTTTTTATTCCTATATCTGCCCATTTTAGTTTTAATTGTGCTTTCTTTTAATAACTCTAAGTCAAAGGTACACTGGGGCGGCTTTACTTTGAAATGGTACAAGAAAATGGTTTCCAGTCCTTCTATTATGGAAGCTTTCTGGACTACTATCATCATTTCGCTTGCTTCTGCCCTGATTGCCACTTTGCTTGGCACATTGGCTGCCCTTGGTATTGATGCTATGAAAAAGAGAAATCAAACCATTATGCTTGGAGCTACCAATATTCCTATGCTAAATGCAGATATTGTGACAGGTATTTCCACGATGCTCCTGTTCGTAAGATTTACGCGTCTTGGCATGAGCACCGTATTGATTGCACATATTACATTTAATATTCCTTATGTTATTTTAAATGTACTGCCAAGACTTCGCCAGTCCAGCAAATACACATATGAAGCGGCTCTGGACCTTGGTGCTACACCTTTATATGCCTTTTTTAAGATTACCTGGCCTCAGCTCCGCCCGGGAGTGTTGTCTGGATTTTTAATGGCAATGACCATGTCTCTGGATGACTTCTCCATCACTTATTTTACTAAGGGCGCCGGAATCAATACCTTATCAACCATGATTTATACCAACATGCGAAAAGGCATCAATCCTGAAATGTATGCCTTGTCTACGATTTTATTTATGGCTGCATTGATTCTTCTGCTTATGATGAACTTCGGTCCTTCTGCCAGAAAAGAAAAGGCAACTCACTAAAAATATAAGGAGCATTGACCTCATGAAAAAGAAACTAATATTTATCCTTTGTAGCATTACCGCTGCCGCACTTTTCAGCGGATGCGGTTCGAAGAAATCAGAAAATACACTGACCATATTAAATTATGGAAAATATATTGAACCGGAAGTCATTGAAATGTTTGAAGAAGAAACCGGTATTAAAGTAGACTATGAAGAATACATCACACCCGAAAATATGTATACCAAATACAAAGCAGGTGCTATTGACTACGATTTAATTTGTACTTCCGACTATATGGTAGAAAAGTTAATCAACGAGGGACAGGTTCTGGAAATGAACTATGACAATATTCCTCTTGCACAAAATCTGGATAAGACTTACTTTGACTTCTCTAAGTCCTTTGATCCAGAGAACAAATACTCCCTTCCCTACTTCTTCGGAACGGTAGGAATCCTTTACAATAAGGAAATGGTGGATGAATCTAAGGTAGATTCCTGGGATATTCTATGGGACAAAGACTACGATGGACAAATTATTATGCCGGATTCTGTCCGTGATGCCTTCATGGTAGCCTTAAAACGTTTGGGATATTCCCTCAACACGGCTGATGAAACAGAACTTCGTGAAGCACAACAACTACTTCTGGACCAGAAATCCATGATTTACTCTTATTTGGTAGACGAAGCTCAGGACGAAATGATTGCAGAAAATGCCGCTATGGCGGTAGTTTACTCCGGAGAAGCCGGATTTGCCATGGAGTTCAACGAAAACCTTGCCTTTTCTGTTCCAAAAGAAGGCTCTAATATGTGGATTGACTCCTGGTTTATTCCCAAAACATGCACGAATCAGGAAAATGCAGAAAAGTTCTTAAACTTCTTATGCCGGGAAGATATTGCTATGATGAATTTTGACTACGTTTACTACGCAACACCAAATACAAAGGTAGTAGAACAGTTAGATACCGAATTACAGGAAAACACCACCATCTTTCCACCAAAGGAAATCCTTGACAACTGTGAGGTACTGAAATCACTAGATGATGATACCACTACCCTTTACAGTGAGCTCTGGTTGGAATTAAAAGCCTATTCCGAGTAGTGCATATTCAGTATGCAAATATCATATTTTTCCTTTTTTACTTGTATTCTTTCAATATTCATGGTAAATTAAGCCCACATAGTCCTTGTGGGCTTTTTTCCTGCTTTGCCAGCACAGCGCAGGAGGTCTTATGACATACGAAGTATTTAAACATCATTTATTAGATAAATTAAAGGAAAAATTTCCTTCCGGCACATCTATTACGATTCACCAGATTCCCCATAATAACAATCAGTTAGAAGATGCACTAACAATTTTAGAACCGGAACTTAATATCTCACCTACGATTTATCTAAAGTCCTATTTTCAACAGATAGAAAGAGGATTTCCTATTTCTTCTGTCATTTCAGAGATTTACAGTTATTATCAGGAACATCGTGTCACTCATAATATCGATACGTCCTTTTTTACCTGTTTTGACAATATTCGTTCCCGTATTGTCTACAAATTAGTTCATCAGGAAAAAAATAAGGAACTCCTAAAAGAAGTTCCCTGGATTCCCTATTTGGATCTTGCTATTGTATTCTACTGTCTTTTATCCAAATCTCCTACGGAAAACGCTTCCGTATTGATTCGAAATGAACATCTTTCTTATTGGAATGTCACCGTACACGACCTGTTCACCCTAGCACAAAAGAATACACCATTTCTTTTAAGTTCCTGCTGTGACTCCCTTGCAGAATTACTGCTTCCGGCATTAGAACAACTTCCACTTCAAGAACAAAAGAACACCAAACATGCCTTTTCTTCTACTTCTGCAGTTCCCATGTATGTACTCACCAACCAGCAACGCTTTCTGGGGGCTTGCTGCATCCTTTACGATAATGTCCTAAAGGAAATTGCAGACCGCTTGGACTGCGACTTATATATTCTTCCAAGTAGCATCCATGAAGTAATTTTAATGCCAACTACAGTAACAGAATCTGCATTGGCATTATCCCAAATGGTATGTGACATCAATCAATCCGAAGTTGCCATAGAAGAGGTTTTATCGGACCATATCTACTATTACCATCGCAACACAGATAGCATTACCATGCAATAATTTTTAATCAGTAAGCTTTGCATAGAGATTTTCATACTTTTTCGTTACACTCTGCCAGGAACTGTCCCGCTTCATGCAGCGTTTCATCATAGCACGCCATGCTTTGGGCTGTTCCTGGTAGATTTTAAGGGCATATCGAATAATATACAACATTTCGCCCGCATTGTAATTGCGAAATCCAAAACCGTTTCCCGTTTGCCAGATTTCATTGTAAGGCTCAACCGTATCCTTAAGTCCCCCGGTTTCCCTTACAATAGGCACCGTTCCATAACGCATACTGATTAACTGACTTAATCCACATGGTTCAAACTGGGATGGCATCAAGAACATATCTGCACCTGCATAAATTCGATGAGCCTTATCTTCACTATATCCAATATTTGCAGATACCCGGTCTGGGTATTTCTGTGCAAACCAGGAAAAGTCATGCTGAAACCGCTCTTCTCCGGTTCCAAGTACTACCACCTGTACATGTTCTGTTTGAAGTAGTTCTTCCATCACCGACACCACCAGTTCAAATCCTTTCTGCTGCGTCAGTCTGGATACGATGGCGATAAGACAAGCCTTACTATCCTGCTTCAATCCCATCTCCTTCTGCAAAGCCTTTTTGTCCTTCTTTTTCTCTGCTATATTCCCTACTCCAAACGGATATGGTATATTCTTATCTATCTTTGGATTATACTCCTCTTCATCAATTCCATTGGTAATTCCCAAAAGCTTTTCGGAAACCTCACGCATCACACCCTCCAGTCCCTCACCGCCTTCCGGTGTTTGTATCTCTCTTGCATAGGTTTCACTCACTGTAGTGACCTGATCCGCATAGAGAATTCCGGCCTTTAAAAAATTACTTTCTCCATAAGCTTCCATAGCTCCATAGCGATATTTTTCCGGAATATCTCTGCAATTTTCAATATCGTCAATTCGCCATCTTCCCTGAAACTTCTGGTTATGTATGGTAAGAATTGTCTTTATATTACTGTAAAAAGCGTTTTCATTGTAAAATACCTTTAGAAACAACGGAAGTAACCCAGTCTGCCAGTCATGGCAATGAATCACATCCGGACAGTAATCCATTTGTGGTAATGCTGCCAATACTGCTCTGGAAAAAAATGCAAATTTGTTCACATCTTCGTAAATCTGATTGTAAGGTGCATTTCCTGCAAAATAATACTCATTGTCAATAAAGTAATACGTAATACCAGATTCTTTCATCTTATAGATTCCGATATATTCTTGCTCCCTTGGCATATCTTCATAGAAATGTGTCACTTTCTTCATTTTCTTGCGATACCGCTCCGGTATACACTGATAAAGAGGCATCATGATACTCACCTCATACAATGACTTATCTATATACTTTGGCAATGCTCCCACCACATCTGCCAATCCACCTGTCTTTATAAATGGATTTCCTTCTGATGCTGCAAAAAGTATCTTCTTCATTTGAACCCTCCGGTTAGTAATTATTTTCCTATCTTATATTCTAACCGAATTTTGTCTGCAATTAAAGCTATAAATTCTGAATTTGTTGGTTTTCCTTTTCCATTATGTATGGTATACCCAAACAATTCATCTATAGTATCCATCTTTCCCCTACTCCATGCCACTTCAATTGCATGCCGAATCGCACGTTCCACGCGGCTTGGAGTTGTTTGAAACTTCTTTGCAATACTTGGATACAAAATTTTGGTGATGGAGTTAAGCATTTCCATATCGGTCACAGACATCATTATTGCCTCCCGAAGATACTGATAACCTTTAATATGTGCCGGTACTCCGATTTCATGAATAATATTAGTTACATCATTCTCCAAATTCCGTTCTTCCAGTTTTTCCTTTTTCTCATAAGGATTTACTTTTCTAATCTCTGCATTTTTACGTTTTTCGCTGTCTCGCACATGCTTGATGCGATTAATCACCACATCGCTGTCAAAAGGCTTCATAATATAGTAATCTGCACCCAAATCAAAGGCATCTTCTGTAATTTTTTCCTGCCCAATGGCACTTATCATGATGAATGCCGGATGCTTTTTTATATTTCTGTCATTTTTTATCTTATCCATTACTGCTAAACCATCTAGCTTAGGCATAACAATATCCAACAGAACTACATCCGGTTCCTTCTTTTTTATCATTTCATATGCTTCTTCTCCGTCTTTCGCGGTTCCCACCACATGAAATTCTTCATCACTTCTTACAATATCCCCTAATACTTGCAGCATTCTTTCATTATCATCTGCAATTGCTACATTTAATTTTTCCACGTCATATCCTCCTGTTGCTTTTCATTATAAAACCTCGCAAAACGAGACTATTTGTATTATAGCCGTCTTAAGATTTTACTTCAACGAAAAGATTTCTCACAATTTCGACAGCTCCTCTCTTATTTCTTCATTTTAGCACGAACCATGTCATTTAAAAAGAATTAACCTGCTTTTCTTATTGATAATATCTGTTTCATCTAGTTGGATTTTGTCGAAAAGTGTCGGCAAGTTTTTTATCTTTCATGTTTCATCATCTACCTCGAAATAGCATTGGGTTGCACTAGCCTTTTCCTCCTTGGAAATAGGGGCTTCATTAATTTTATTCAAAATATATTTTGAAAAGCTGTGAAGCTTTAAACCTTTCACTTCATGTATTTTTCTAAACCATGCCATCATTTCCATCATAGTAACATCTTTTCCATAAGTTGTAAGTCTGTCATACATGGATTCTCCATTTATCAAATCCATTTTGATGCTATTGGGAAATTCCGATTTATAATAATGTGGAATAGGAAGACCGCTTTTTACAACCTCTTGTTGAAGCTCAAATTCATAATCAATCCATTCTTTGGGATATCCCTCATTAAAACATTTGTAAGCATATCCATTATACGAAAAAACTTTTGCCACCATTCCTGCACCAATTTCTATTCGTTCCTGTAAAAAGACTTCATATGTATTCATGTGTTGTCTCCTCTTTTCTCTAAAAATTCTGATTTGCCAAATTCTTTATTTTCTGATATATTTTTTCTACTTCCGCTTTATAGACACTCTCTGTCTTAGAGTCAAATAACACCCATTCAACGAGATCAA is a window from the Roseburia sp. 499 genome containing:
- a CDS encoding DUF5688 family protein produces the protein MTYEVFKHHLLDKLKEKFPSGTSITIHQIPHNNNQLEDALTILEPELNISPTIYLKSYFQQIERGFPISSVISEIYSYYQEHRVTHNIDTSFFTCFDNIRSRIVYKLVHQEKNKELLKEVPWIPYLDLAIVFYCLLSKSPTENASVLIRNEHLSYWNVTVHDLFTLAQKNTPFLLSSCCDSLAELLLPALEQLPLQEQKNTKHAFSSTSAVPMYVLTNQQRFLGACCILYDNVLKEIADRLDCDLYILPSSIHEVILMPTTVTESALALSQMVCDINQSEVAIEEVLSDHIYYYHRNTDSITMQ
- the spo0A gene encoding sporulation transcription factor Spo0A translates to MEKLNVAIADDNERMLQVLGDIVRSDEEFHVVGTAKDGEEAYEMIKKKEPDVVLLDIVMPKLDGLAVMDKIKNDRNIKKHPAFIMISAIGQEKITEDAFDLGADYYIMKPFDSDVVINRIKHVRDSEKRKNAEIRKVNPYEKKEKLEERNLENDVTNIIHEIGVPAHIKGYQYLREAIMMSVTDMEMLNSITKILYPSIAKKFQTTPSRVERAIRHAIEVAWSRGKMDTIDELFGYTIHNGKGKPTNSEFIALIADKIRLEYKIGK
- a CDS encoding helix-turn-helix domain-containing protein translates to MDIGHRMKELRIQYGLTQQELADRSELSKGFISQLERNLTSPSISTLLDIIQCLGTTPAEFFTDEEPEQLVFKQEDYFEKENEELHSSMKWLVPNAQKNAMEPVLMTLHPGGTSDVHLPHEAEEFGYVLKGTIKLYHGSRSTTLKAGESFYFKAGKKHYIENYGNREATVLWITTPPSF
- a CDS encoding ABC transporter permease, with the translated sequence MVKKSAERIYLGLIFLFLYLPILVLIVLSFNNSKSKVHWGGFTLKWYKKMVSSPSIMEAFWTTIIISLASALIATLLGTLAALGIDAMKKRNQTIMLGATNIPMLNADIVTGISTMLLFVRFTRLGMSTVLIAHITFNIPYVILNVLPRLRQSSKYTYEAALDLGATPLYAFFKITWPQLRPGVLSGFLMAMTMSLDDFSITYFTKGAGINTLSTMIYTNMRKGINPEMYALSTILFMAALILLLMMNFGPSARKEKATH
- the glgA gene encoding glycogen synthase GlgA, with the protein product MKKILFAASEGNPFIKTGGLADVVGALPKYIDKSLYEVSIMMPLYQCIPERYRKKMKKVTHFYEDMPREQEYIGIYKMKESGITYYFIDNEYYFAGNAPYNQIYEDVNKFAFFSRAVLAALPQMDYCPDVIHCHDWQTGLLPLFLKVFYNENAFYSNIKTILTIHNQKFQGRWRIDDIENCRDIPEKYRYGAMEAYGESNFLKAGILYADQVTTVSETYAREIQTPEGGEGLEGVMREVSEKLLGITNGIDEEEYNPKIDKNIPYPFGVGNIAEKKKDKKALQKEMGLKQDSKACLIAIVSRLTQQKGFELVVSVMEELLQTEHVQVVVLGTGEERFQHDFSWFAQKYPDRVSANIGYSEDKAHRIYAGADMFLMPSQFEPCGLSQLISMRYGTVPIVRETGGLKDTVEPYNEIWQTGNGFGFRNYNAGEMLYIIRYALKIYQEQPKAWRAMMKRCMKRDSSWQSVTKKYENLYAKLTD
- a CDS encoding ABC transporter permease produces the protein MRNLKRQLLAGPYMIWIVGFILLPVVMILYYAFTTSSGSFTMSNVLTITHPIFFKALLFSLKIALICTAICLILAYPLAMILNNMKGKHQGFIVFIFILPMWMNFMLRILAWKMLLSNNGIINTVLDFFGLPELHIMNTPAAVILCMVYDFLPFMVLPIYNALAHINRDVIEAARDLGAGSIKIFFKIIVPLSLSGVISGIIMVFVPALTSFAISDLLGGGKVLLIGNIIEQAFTQDYNWNLGSGLSFVLMIFVLVSMALVNSRDTEGGANVW
- a CDS encoding ABC transporter substrate-binding protein — protein: MKKKLIFILCSITAAALFSGCGSKKSENTLTILNYGKYIEPEVIEMFEEETGIKVDYEEYITPENMYTKYKAGAIDYDLICTSDYMVEKLINEGQVLEMNYDNIPLAQNLDKTYFDFSKSFDPENKYSLPYFFGTVGILYNKEMVDESKVDSWDILWDKDYDGQIIMPDSVRDAFMVALKRLGYSLNTADETELREAQQLLLDQKSMIYSYLVDEAQDEMIAENAAMAVVYSGEAGFAMEFNENLAFSVPKEGSNMWIDSWFIPKTCTNQENAEKFLNFLCREDIAMMNFDYVYYATPNTKVVEQLDTELQENTTIFPPKEILDNCEVLKSLDDDTTTLYSELWLELKAYSE
- the potA gene encoding spermidine/putrescine ABC transporter ATP-binding protein; this encodes MSKKLIDLQHITKSYDGQMVLDDLNLYIRENEFLTLLGPSGCGKTTTLRLIGGFESPDNGKVIFDGKDITNLAPNERQLNTVFQRYALFPHMTIAENIAFGLKIKKKSKAYINDKIKYALKLVNLDGFEKRSIDSLSGGQQQRIAIARAIVNEPKVLLLDEPLGALDLKLRQDMQYELIRLKNELGITFVYVTHDQEEALTMSDTIVVMNQGYIQQIGTPEDIYNEPCNAFVADFIGDSNIIDGIMLEDKLVKVLDAKLPCVDEGFGTNTPVDVVIRPEDVELVAPEQGSLNGEVTSLIFKGVHWEIEVLANGYEWLVHTTQMHPVGSKVGIKIDPFNIQIMNKPESSDEKAVELDA